A stretch of Mastacembelus armatus chromosome 1, fMasArm1.2, whole genome shotgun sequence DNA encodes these proteins:
- the hmx1 gene encoding homeobox protein HMX1 produces MQDKLTDIQTPVSSRASSFFIENILGKGRNGKESMSGTRQGEAGVEVIHGHYADTSSPAADGSGSTARSPYRDSPFQRYCGGTALNFRALETPHSPRDNTSSEDHCCSLSTSDRDSPAVSEPITDGSDEIERKTGDSNLTDDNEDAHNIFDARSVQDSSDLSSHRKKKTRTVFSRNQVFQLESTFDVKRYLSSSERAGLAASLHLTETQVKIWFQNRRNKWKRQLAADLESVHIPNSSQRIVRVPILYHEGPAPTAALGFNLNGHPVSPPVAAFPSSISYPLASFAHSMSILRSQMTGLV; encoded by the exons ATGCAGGATAAGCTGACAGACATTCAGACTCCCGTTTCATCGAGGGCGTCGTCCTTCTTTATTGAGAACATACTGGGAAAAGGACGGAACGGGAAGGAGTCGATGTCGGGCACTAGGCAAGGGGAGGCTGGTGTGGAGGTCATACACGGACATTACGCCGATACGAGCTCTCCAGCAGCCGATGGATCCGGCTCCACAGCTCGGTCCCCTTACAGAGACTCTCCTTTTCAACGGTACTGCGGGGGCACTGCCTTGAACTTCAGAGCTTTGGAAACGCCACATA GTCCAAGAGACAATACAAGTTCAGAAGACCACTGCTGCTCCCTGTCTACCAGCGACAGAGATTCACCCGCCGTGTCAGAGCCGATAACTGACGGCAGTGACGAAATTGAACGGAAAACAGGCGACAGTAATCTGACTGACGATAACGAAGACGCGCACAACATTTTTGACGCACGATCGGTACAAGACTCATCCGACTTGAGCTCTCATCGGAAGAAGAAGACCCGGACCGTGTTCAGCCGCAATCAAGTGTTTCAGCTGGAGTCCACGTTTGATGTGAAACGGTATCTGAGCAGCTCGGAGAGAGCAGGGCTGGCAGCGTCTCTTCACCTGACAGAGACCCAGGTCAAAATCTGGTTTCAGAACCGCAGGAATAAATGGAAGAGACAGCTGGCGGCGGATCTAGAGTCTGTTCATATCCCAAACTCGAGCCAGCGGATTGTCAGGGTCCCAATACTGTACCACGAGGGGCCCGCACCCACTGCGGCACTAGGCTTCAACTTGAACGGGCATCCAGTTTCTCCACCCGTCGCAGCCTTCCCAAGCTCCATCAGCTACCCTCTGGCCTCGTTCGCTCACTCCATGAGCATTTTAAGGTCGCAGATGACTGGCCTAGTGTAA
- the hmx4 gene encoding H6 family homeobox 4: MNKVDAACRPAASLKFTIDNILNLKRDCDRCHPSGLEDDSATPARKDGFQSHHEEHGAQQTLGPGRRFNDCEVITDCTGATESVIISRADPRKAPDVRFESGDSSCDDSSSPTTATEPHKGGSPSKKSKMITKKKTRTIFSKRQIFQLESTFDMKRYLSSAERACLASSLQLTETQVKIWFQNRRNKLKRQISTEIDGPVSDFPESGKPVVVVGQLPAMYKDSNLLGRCLLPMPLPVVYPGSSTPYICFSNASKYFSLYDADV; this comes from the exons ATGAACAAAGTGGACGCAGCATGTCGACCCGCCGCCTCTTTGAAATTCACCATTGACAACATCCTCAACCTGAAGAGAGACTGTGACCGCTGTCATCCCAGCGGACTGGAAGATGACTCGGCCACACCGGCGCGTAAAGACGGTTTTCAGAGTCACCACGAGGAGCACGGAGCCCAGCAGACGCTGGGCCCGGGCAGGCGGTTTAACGATTGTG AGGTGATCACAGACTGCACCGGAGCGACGGAATCAGTCATCATCAGCCGCGCGGATCCGAGGAAGGCGCCGGACGTGCGCTTTGAGAGCGGGGACAGCAGCTGCGATGACAGCAGCTCCCCCACCACGGCCACGGAACCCCACAAAGGAGGAAGTCCATCCAAGAAGAGCAAAATGATCACGAAAAAGAAAACGCGCACTATTTTCTCCAAGAGACAGATTTTCCAGTTGGAGTCTACCTTCGACATGAAACGCTATCTCAGCAGCGCAGAGCGCGCCTGCCTCGCCAGTTCGCTCCAGCTCACGGAGACCCAGGTGAAAATTTGGTTTCAGAACCGCAGGAATAAACTGAAACGGCAAATCTCGACCGAAATCGACGGACCCGTTAGCGATTTCCCCGAGTCTGGAAAgccagtggtggtggtgggccAGCTCCCGGCCATGTATAAAGACAGCAACCTCCTAGGGAGATGCCTGCTGCCCATGCCTCTGCCCGTGGTGTACCCGGGGAGTAGCACGCCTTACATCTGCTTCTCAAACGCCAGCAAGTACTTCAGCCTGTATGATGCGGACGTATGA